The Flaviramulus sp. BrNp1-15 genome includes the window TGTTCTGTAGTTAAATTTAAAGTGTTTTTGGCATCGTAAACAGTTTTAACACGTTTAAATAATTCCTCATTTAAGGTAATGTCATTACTAAATTCAGCTAGCAAAGGCGAAACTTCTTGAGCTATTTTTTGAATAGTCTTGTTGGTTTCAGCAGAATTTAAATTAAAAAATATGCTTGAAATTCTATCTAATTGCTCACCAGAAAAATCTAAAGCTTCAATAGTATTTTTAAATGTAGCAGCTTCATTATTATTTACAATATTATCAATCTCTGTTTTAGCGTCCTTTATGGCTTTTTTAAAGGCTGGTAAATAATGTTCATCTTTAATTTTTGAAAAAGGAGCAGTGTTATATTTAGTATTAAACGAATTATTTAATATATTTTTTGTCATTTTTAAAAGAAATATGTTAAAACTGAATCTTATTATGTATGCATAATAAAATTTTTTATATGTTTGCCAACAACAATTTGCAGAGTGACTAACTCATGAGAATTATTTGTTAATAGCTGAAAAGCCCTGAGTAATATCGGGGCTTTTTTCATTTTAAATCTTTAGCAGATTCGTTTACCTTTATTTTTAAGCCTTCTTTATAGGCTATAATTTTGTCTAGAACACATTTATCACTAGTTCCTATAATTTGAGCGGCAAGTATACCAGCATTTTTGGCTCCGTTTAAGGCTACTGTTGCTACAGGAACGCCTCCAGGCATTTGTAAAATAGATAAAACAGAATCCCAACCATCAATAGAGTTGCTGCTTTTTACAGGAACACCAATTACTGGTAAAGGTGATAAAGAAGCAATCATTCCAGGTAAATGAGCAGCACCTCCTGCTCCAGCAATAATTACCGAAAAGCCTCTAGTATGAGCATTTTTACCGTAATCGAATAGCTTTTCTGGTGTACGGTGCGCAGAAACAATATCAACTTCAACCTCTATGTCAAACCCTTTTAACATTTCTACCGCGTCTTGCATAACTGGTAGATCGCTTTTGCTACCCATAATAACTCCTACTTTGCTCATAATTATTTGCTTATTACTTTAATTGTTTTCTTAACGTCTTCAGCTATTCTTCTAGCTTCATTTAAATTTTCGTTTACAATGGTAACATGACCCATTTTTCT containing:
- the purE gene encoding 5-(carboxyamino)imidazole ribonucleotide mutase produces the protein MSKVGVIMGSKSDLPVMQDAVEMLKGFDIEVEVDIVSAHRTPEKLFDYGKNAHTRGFSVIIAGAGGAAHLPGMIASLSPLPVIGVPVKSSNSIDGWDSVLSILQMPGGVPVATVALNGAKNAGILAAQIIGTSDKCVLDKIIAYKEGLKIKVNESAKDLK